The window GCGTCAGACGATCGTCCAGCGGCAAGGCTTCGAGAATGTAGGCGACGTCGGCGGAGTGCAGATCATCGAGCTTGCGTTGCAACTCGACGAGATTTTGCCGGTGAACCAGGTTTTCAACCCGGTCGTGATGCGCGCCTTCCTGGCGATGAGTCAGGTCTTCGACGACCCGTTGGCGCTGCAGCAGCTCAACGACTTGAGCCAGGCGATCCTGCAGGCTTTCCTGTGTTTTCTTTACTTCGATTTCAGACATAGGCGAACTCCACTCCCAGCAGCGGGGCACGCCGGAAGGATCAATCAGTCAATTCATGATTGGTGAAACGAGGTACTGAGTAACTACTGGGTAAGTCCATGGAGGTTTTCCATAAGCCCCGGCGGGGCTGACGGGCGCAATGATACACCGCCTGACGGTTTTAAACGTTAAAAAATCGTGGCCGAAACAAGCGCTTGCGAAACAAACCTGAGCGCTCTCCTGATCCATGCAAATGCGACGACTCATCCTGAAAAGAAAACACACGGGCAGTGAAAAATGTAGCGACTACCCTTGAGCATAGATCGTCATGGAGGACGTCGAATGCCATCGAAAACATCTCGTTTTGTACTGAGCAGCCTGCTCTGCCTGCCGCCCGCCGGGGCCGCCACCACCCTTCACCGCTGCGAGGCCGCTGACGGCAGCATCACGTTCACCTCAATGAGTTGCGCGAGCGGCGAACGGCGCTCCGTGCAGGAAGCTCACCCTTACCTGCCCGGATCGGTCGTGGCGATCATGCCGGAGCACAACCACGAAGAAATATCCGCTATGAGAACCAATGGCCGAGAAGCAGGCGTTGTTGGTCGCACAGAAGATCAATGCGGAAATCTGATCGACGCCAGGCAACGCCGGGAAGCGATCATCAATCGCCGCATCATTGCCGGCATGAGTCAGCAGGATGTCGAGAGCGCGCTGGGCAAACCGGACAAGGTCAACATTCGGACATCGACCACGAGCTACCGGTATGACCTCAAGCGAGGCCGAAGTGCTCAAGTCGATTTTGATGAGAGAGGATGCGTGAAAGGAAAAGCCAAATCCCGGACAGCAAAAAGCCCGCGTTAAACGCGGGCTTTTCGGTATATGGTGCACTCGACAGGATTCGAACCTGTGACCGCTCGGTTCGTAGCCGAGTACTCTATCCAGCTGAGCTACGAGTGCATTTTGTGTTTTTAGACCAGACCACAACTGGCTGAAGCCAAGTTACTTGCATTGCTGCAACCAACTCTTAAATGGTGCACTCGACAGGATTCGAACCTGTGACCGCTCGGTTCGTAGCCGAGTACTCTATCCAGCTGAGCTACGAGTGCATTTGTGCTTGTTAGACCAGATCACACCTGGTTGAAGCCAAGCCACTTACATTGCTGTAACTGACTCTTAAATGGTGCACTCGACAGGATTCGAACCTGTGACCGCTCGGTTCGTAGCCGAGTACTCTATCCAGCTGAGCTACGAGTGCATTTTGTTGCGCCGCATTATAGCCCGTCTAATCTCTATTCCAACCACTTTTTCTATAAATTTCAACAACTTACCGAAAAAGCCAGATTACAACGTACTAAGCAAATAATGGCGGAGAACGGGGGATTCGAACCCCCGACACCCTTTTGAGGTGTACTCCCTTAGCAGGGGAGCGCCTTCGGCCACTCGGCCAGCTCTCCGCAACACGGGGCGTATCTTAACCAACCTTTTCCCCGTTTGCAAACATAAAAATCGATAAAAATTAATGGCTTGGTTCTTCGTCCTTCTCTTTCTTTATACGCAGGTAAATTTCCTCACGGTGCACGGCAACCTCTTTCGGAGCGTTCACACCGATGCGCACTTGATTTCCTTTAACGCCGAGCACGGTCACGGTGATTTCGCCATCACCGATAATCAGGCTTTCTGCGCACCGACGAGTCAGAATCAGCATACCTTTCTCCTCACGCAATTCAGTTCAGGGACAACAGTCTGCAAAAAAAAGGCACCCGACCTACAACCGGAGCGATCGTAGCCCTACATGCCTGAGTATTGACCAGCGCGAGCAAAAGAACAGTTCAGGGCTCGCGCCATTCAAAAAATAAAGGGCGCGGTCAAACCGCGCCCTTCAGTGAAGCGGAATCACTCACCCTGACGGGCAGGCGCATCCAGTTCGAAAGCCGTGTGCAGCGCGCGCACAGCCAATTCCAGGTACTTCTCTTCGATCACCACGGAAACCTTGATTTCCGAAGTCGAGATCATCTGGATGTTGATGCTTTCCTTTGCCAGGGATTCGAACATGCGGCTGGCCACGCCTGCGTGGGAACGCATGCCGACGCCGACGATCGAGACCTTGGCAATCTTGGTGTCGCCTACCACTTCCCGGGCACCGATCTCGCGAGCGGTGTTTTCCAGCACGGTCTGTGCGGCCTGGTAGTCGTTGCGGTGCACGGTGAAGGTGAAGTCGGTGGTGTTATCGTGCGCAACGTTCTGCACGATCATGTCGACTTCGATATTCGCGGCACTGATCGGGCCGAGAATCTTGAACGCCACACCGGGGGTGTCTGGCACGCCACGGATGGTCAGCTTGGCTTCATCGCGGTTGAAAGCGATGCCGGAAATGATCGGCTGTTCCATGGTTTCCTCTTCATCAATAGTAATGAGGGTGCCCGGACCCTCCTTGAAGCTGTGCAGTACGCGCAGCGGTACGTTGTACTTGCCGGCGAATTCCACCGCACGGATCTGCAACACCTTGGAACCGAGGCTGGCCATCTCCAGCATCTCTTCGAAAGTGATCTTGTCCAGACGCTGAGCGACCGGCACCACACGCGGGTCGGTGGTGTAGACACCATCGACGTCGGTGTAGATCTGGCATTCATCGGCTTTCAGCGCTGCCGCCAGTGCCACACCCGTGGTGTCGGAACCGCCGCGACCGAGGGTGGTAATGTTGCCGTGCTCGTCGACGCCCTGGAAACCGGCGACAACCACCACGCGACCTGCTTTCAGATCACCGCGAATCTTCTGGTCATCAATCTGCAAGATACGCGCTTTATTGTGCGCACTGTCCGTCAGGATCCGCACCTGATTACCGGTGTACGACACCGCCGGCACACCGCGCTTGATCAGCGCCATGGCCAACAGGGCAATCGTCACCTGCTCACCGGTGGAAACGATCACGTCCAGTTCACGCGGAACCGGTTGAGCCTCGCCACTGATTTGCTTGGCCAGATCGATCAGACGGTTGGTTTCGCCGCTCATTGCAGACAGCACAACCACCAGGTCATCGCCGGCATCGCGGAATTTCTTAACCTTGTCGGCGACCTGCTCGATTCTCTCGACAGTGCCGACCGAGGTGCCTCCAAATTTCTGTACGATCAAAGCCATTTCAAAGCCGCCTCTGCCCATGAAGGGCGCCCAATAATCACTCGAACAGCCGCCGGGCCCGCCACTAGACTGCGGGCTCGACGGGCCGTCTTATAAAGCCTGCTCGACGAATGGAACGGTCAGCGCCAGTGCGCCATCCAGCGCGCCGGCATCGATACCGCCGCCCTGCGCCATGTCTGGACGACCACCGCCCTTCCCGCCCACTGCCGCAGCAGCCTGTTTCATCAAATCACCGGCTTTGAGTTGGCCAGTCAGGTCTTTGGTTACGCCTGCAACCAGAACGACCTTTTCCTCATGGACACTGCCGAGCAGGATCACTGCGCGGCCGAGTTTGTTTTTCAGCTGATCGACCAGCGCCAGCAGCGCCTTGCCGTCCTGACCATCCAGACGCGCGGCCAGAACCTTCACGCCTTTGACGTCGACTGCCGAGTTCGACAGATCGTCGCCAGCGGCGCTGGCAGCCTTGGCCTGCAATTGCTCCAGTTGCTTTTCCAGCGCGCGGTTGCGCTCCAGCACGGCGGACAGCTTGTCGATCAGGTTGTCGCGGCTACCCTTGACCAGGTTGGCCGCTTCCTTGAGTTGTTCTTCAGCAGCGTTCAAGTAGGCCAGTGCCGCAGCACCGGTGACTGCCTCGATACGACGCACGCCCGAAGCCACACCGCCTTCGCTGATGATTTTCAGCAGGCCGATGTCGCCGGTACGGTTGGCGTGGATACCGCCGCACAGCTCGACGGAGAAATCACCGCCCATGCTCAGCACGCGCACGTTGTCGCCGTACTTCTCGCCAAACAGCGCCATGGCGCCTTTGTTCTTGGCGGTTTCGATGTCGGTCTCTTCGGTTTCAACCGCGGAGTTCTTGCGAATCTCGGCGTTGACGATGTCTTCCAGCGCTTTGATTTGCTCAGGCTTGATCGCTTCAAAGTGGCTGAAGTCGAAACGCAGGCGTTGGCTGTCCACCAACGAGCCTTTCTGCTGAACGTGCTCACCCAGAACCTGACGCAGTGCAGCGTGCAGCAAGTGGGTGGCCGAGTGGTTCAGCGAAGTGGCGTGACGCACCTCGGCATCGACGTGGGTTTCCACTGGCGCGCCAATAGTCAGGCTGCCCGAGTCCAGCACACCGTGGTGCAGGAAGGCGCCGCCGGTCTTGGTGGTGTCGCGTACGTCGAAACGGGCGTTGCCCGCTTGCAAATAACCGCAGTCGCCGATCTGGCCGCCGGATTCAGCGTAGAACGGCGTCTGGTTCAGCACGATCACCGCCTCTTCGCCTTCATTCAAGACGTCGACCGACTTGCCTTCTTTATAGATAGCGACGATTTTTGCCGAACCGCTGGTGTCGGTGTAGCCGGTGAACTCAGTGGCCACATCAACCTTGACCAGCGTGTTGTAGTCCAGACCGAACGAGCTGGCCGAACGCGCACGAACACGCTGGGCTTCCATTTCACGCTCGAAGCCGACTTCGTCAACGGTCAGGCCGCGCTCGCGGGCGATGTCCGCGGTCAGGTCCATCGGGAAACCGTAGGTGTCGTAGAGTTTGAACACCACGTCGCCTGGCACCACGGTACCTTTGAGTTCTGCCAGATCCTGCTCGAGGATCTTCAGGCCGTGCTCCAGGGTCTTGGAGAACTGTTCTTCTTCAGCCTTGAGCACGCGCTCGATGTTGCTCTGCTGCTTCTTCAGTTCCGGGAAGGCTTCGCCCATCTCGGCAACCAGTGCCGCAACGATCTTGTAGAAGAAGCTGCCAGTGGCGCCCAGTTTGTTGCCGTGACGGCAGGCGCGACGAATGATCCGGCGCAGCACATAACCGCGGCCTTCGTTGGACGGCAGCACGCCGTCGGCAATCAGGAAACCGCACGAACGAATGTGGTCGGAAACGACTTTCAGCGAAGACTGGTCGCCATTCTCGCAGCCGATGGCTTCAGCCGAGGCCTTCAGCAGATTCTTGAACAGGTCGATGTCGTAGTTGGAATTGACGTGCTGCATCACCGCACTGATCCGCTCCAGGCCCATGCCGGTGTCGACCGACGGCGCTGGCAACGGATGCAACACACCATCGGCGGTGCGGTTGAACTGCATGAACACGTTGTTCCAGATCTCGATGTAACGGTCGCCATCTTCTTCCGGCGAGCCCGGTGGGCCACCCCAGATGTGGTCGCCGTGATCGTAGAAAATCTCGGTGCATGGGCCGCACGGGCCGGTATCGCCCATGGTCCAGAAGTTGTCGGAAGCGTACGGCGCGCCTTTGTTGTCGCCGATGCGAATCATGCGCTCGACCGGCACACCGATCTGTTTGGTCCAGATGTCATACGCTTCGTCATCGGAGGCGTAGACGGTAACCCAGAGCTTTTCCTTCGGCAGTTTCAGCACGCCGGTGAGGAAGGTCCAGGCGAAGGTGATCGCGTCGTGCTTGAAATAGTCACCGAAGCTGAAGTTACCGAGCATTTCGAAGAACGTGTGGTGACGAGCGGTATAACCGACGTTTTCCAGGTCGCTGTTCTTGCCACCGGCGCGCACGCATTTCTGGCTGCTGGTCGCACGGGTGTACGCACGTTTTTCCTGGCCCAGGAAGCAGTCCTTGAACTGGTTCATCCCCGCGTTAGTGAACAGCAGGGTTGGGTCGTTGCCCGGAATCAAAGAGCTGGAGGCTACACGGGTGTGGCCTTGCTCTTCGAAGAAGCGAAGGAAGGCTTCACGGATTTCTGCGCTTTTCATTAGGTTCTTCCACGGAGGCTGCGGCCAAAGGCCTGTTCGAAACGTCAACAGACGAAGCGACGGCAAAGGGCCGCATTATATCGGCCCTGCGCGCGGGGTACAGCGTGTTTATACGATAGAAACGGTCAATTGGACGGCTAACGCTGTCACTTGCGCGAAAACTCGACGAATGTCGCGATCACTTGCTCGATTTGCGAGCGATTGACGTCCATGTGCGTGACCATGCGCAGACGAGCGGCAGCGCTCAATTTGATCCCGCGCTCGGCGGCAAACGCCTTGAGCGCCTCGGCCTTGTCGCCCATCTGCACGTAAACCATGTTGGTCTGTACCGGCTCGACACTGAAGCCTGCACCACGCAAGCCTTCGGCGAGAAACTGCGCGTTGGCGTGGTCATCGGCCAGACGCTCGATATTGTGATCCAGCGCGTACAGCCCTGCTGCTGCCAGCAAACCGGCCTGACGCATACCACCGCCGACCATTTTGCGCAGGCGCCGCGCCTTGCCGATCAACTCGACCGAGCCGCACAGCACCGAACCAACCGGCGCGCCAAGGCCTTTGGACAGGCACACCGACACCGAATCGAAATACTGGGTGATTTGCCGGGCATCAATGCCCAGCTTGACCGCAGCGTTGTACAAGCGAGCGCCGTCCAGGTGCAGCTGCAGACCGTTGTCCTGAGTGAACTTGCGTGCCCGGGCCAGATACTCCAGCGCCAGCACCTTGCCTTGCATGGTGTTTTCCAGCGCCAGCAGTCGGGTGCGGGCAAAGTGGAAGTCATCCGGCTTGATCGCGGCGGCCACTTGATCCAGATCCAGCGAGCCGTCGGCCTGCACCTCCAGCGGCTGCGGCTGAATCGAACCGAGCACCGCTGCGCCGCCGCCCTCGTACTTATAGGTGTGCGCCTGTTGGCCAACGATGTACTCGTCACCGCGCTCGCAGTGCGCCATCAAACCGAGCAGGTTGCTCATGGTGCCGGTCGGCACGAACAGCGCAGCGGCGAAACCCAGTCGTTTTGCCAGTTCGGCTTCCAGACGATTGACCGTCGGATCTTCGCCATACACATCATCGCCGGTGGCCGCCGCGGTCATCGCGTCGAGCATGGCGGGAGTCGGTTGAGTGACGGTGTCGCTGCGAAGATCGATAACGCTCATGAACCTGGCCTCAAAGTCAGCAGGGAAAATCCCTTTACGAAGGTGAATTACTGCGGTCATTGCGCCGATTAATCAACCCTTGGCGCAGGAAAACACCATATCAGCGTTCAGAAAACTCGATAGCAATCATCAGAAAGGCGCAATGCACAGACACACAATCTGTGTTAAAAACGCTGCGCCGCCGAAAAAAGGGCGGCGTAAACGTTCTCAGGGCGGGGTGTAATTCCCCACCGGCGGTAATTGCGCGCAATGCGCATAGCCCGCGAGCGCTTGGTGACGAACACGGCTTAGGCGGTGGACGGCGACAAGGTCAGCAGACCCGGTGTGATTCCGGGGCCGACGGTCATAGTCCGGATGAAGAGAGAACGGGATTAACGCCAAAGGGCCGTCCGCGCGCTTCTGCGCTCGTGCGTACCCTTGAATCCCTTTCGATTCATAACGCCCTGTTTTTCACACAAACAGGAGTCAGAACATGCAACCCACCGCTATCGACAGCAAAAGCAAACACCCACACGGCGAGCGCGTTGCGTTCATCCAGGCCTGCTGGCACAAGGAAATCGTCGACCAGAGCCGCAAAGGCTTCCTCGCCGAAATGCTTGTTCAGGGTTATCAGGAATCGGACATCGATTTCTTTGAAGTCGGCGGCGCCTTTGAAATGCCCCTGCACGCCAAACTGCTGGCCAAGACCGGTCGTTATGCCGGTATCGTCGCGGCAGCCCTCGTCGTGGACGGCGGCATCTACCGTCACGAGTTCGTCGCCCAATCGGTGGTCAGCGGCCTCATGCAGGTACAGCTGGAAACCGAAGTGCCGGTGTTCTCGGTGTCCCTGACCCCGCACCACTTCCATGCCGGCGAAGAACATCAGAAGTTCTTCTTCGAACACTTTGTACACAAGGGTCAGGAAGCAGCACGGACTTGCGCGGATACGCTGCGCAAGGTTCGCGCACTGCGCCGCACCGAGCCACATGCTGTAGCGGTCTAAAGACGCTGAGTGAGATCTCTGGTCTCACTCTTCCCCTGTGGGAGCGGGCTTGCCCGCGATAGCGGTGGATCAGTCGCGATAGATGTCGACTGACCGTACGCCATCGCGGGCAAGCCCGCTCCCACAGGGTTTTATGGCGATCAGCTCAGGCGAGATTTTCGTCGCTGGTCGGCACGATCAGGATGCCCGCGCGCAGGCCGTTCTTGACCTTGGGATTAGGGAAGATGATGCGTGCGCCCTCCTCCTCGATGACCCAACGGGTATTGGCCAGATCTTCGGCCAGCACGTAACCCATCTCCAACTCGGAAAAGTTCTCGATATCCTGCGGCAGGTTCAGGCGGAAGGCATCGCTGTGCTTGATGATTTCCCGCGCCACGCTGAATAGCTGCAAACCATCCAACTGCGCTTCAGCCATTTCCGGCTCATTGCCTTCAATGATCTGTTTCAAACGGGTTTCCAGCAGCGACACATTGACCCCGTCGTTCTGCCCGAATGGCCGAGCCTTGCCCAACTCCAGCGTGAAGGACTCGGCATCGAGCTTGTCGTAGGTGTACGAGCTGAACACGATCGATGGCTTGTTCTGCAACAGCACCGCTTCCATGCCCGCCGCATGCAGACGCGCCAGTTCCCGGCGGGAATGCTGACGACCTTCTTTCCACGGATACAAGGCGAACTGTTCGATCTTCGAGCCGCGAATCGCCGTGTGCAAGTCATAGTGCAGACGCTGGCGATTTGGCAGGCTGAAGAAACTCGCCGCTAACCGCTCCAGCTCACAGGCGCGTATGGCTTCAGAACCGCTTGTTTGTTCATGACGGCCATTGAACAGCCGATTGACGTCCTGCTCGATGAAGCGCTCGCCTTTGCGAATGGCCTCGGGATTACCGAACAGGAACAGAATGCGAGCACGTGGCTTCAGATCGCCACGAGCGATGTCGTGCAGCAACCGGTCGAGCAACTCGATCGGTGCTGTTTCGTTGCCATGAATGCCTGCCGACAGCAGCAGATCCAGGCCATTGTCGCGAGCTTCCGGGGGCCGGACTTCCAGCGCCCCTTCGCTCAACCAGCGCATGCGCACGCCTTCGACAGTCAGTTGAGTCTTCTCCGCCGGTTCGCGGCCGGCGAGGGTCAGTTCAAGCAGTTTGCCGAGGGCGAGCATAGAGCGGTTTCCTTAGTGATCGTGGTTGCAATCCGGGCCGTGCACGTGGTCTTCGTCGTCGCCGACGTCAGCCGGTTCCATTTCCAGTTGCAGACTTACCAGATTAGTCGCCAATGGGCGCAGCAGCAGGTTGGCGTATTCCGCGTCACCTTCTTCAACGTCCACGCCGATCAGCAGTTGGCCACGGCCGTCCTGCTGGATCCACAGCTCTTTGCCTTGCCACATGACCGCGACGCGGGTGCACGAGGTTTGCAGTTGCGTGCCGTCGGTGTCTTCAAGGATCAGCTGCAGGGAATCGCTCATGTTTTTACTCTCTTGGGGAGACAAGCCGTGCGCCGCGTTCAGGCGGCGCGCCGGCCATCAATTGATCTGGAATGGATAAACCGCGCCCAGTTTAAGGATTTGCGTCAGTTCATCCAGTGCCGTCCGGCATTCAAGCAGCAACTGCGGGTCCGCCAGATCGGTTTCGCTCAGGCGGTCGCGGTAGTGCTTTTCAACCCATGCGGTCAACGAACCGTATAACGGGGCCGTCATGATAACGCCTGGGTTGACCGCCGCCAGTTCCGTTTCATTCAGCGCGACGCGCAGTCGCAGGCACGCCGGGCCACCGCCGTTCTGCATGCTTTGCTTGAGATCGAAAACCTTCACTTCGCGGATCAGACCGCCGGAGCTGGTCAGGCTTTGCAGGTAAGCCCACACGCGCTCGTTGGCCTGGCACTCTTGCGGCACGATCAGCAGCATCGAACCGTCAGGGCGCGACAGCAACTGACTGTTGAACAGGTACGAACGCACGGCGTCATCCACGGTTACCGCCGAACGCGGCACGCAGATCGATTGGAAATTGCCGCCGACCTTGGCGAGTTTGCCTTGCAGTTCGGCGAGCATTTGTTCGATGTCTAGGAACGCGTCCTCGTGATAGAACAGCGCCTCGCCGTTACCCACTGCGATCACGTCGTTGTGGAACACGCCCTGATCGATCACGGCCGGGTTCTGCTGGGCGTAAACCACGCCGTCCTCACGCAGACCGTGCAGACGCGCGACCGCTTGCGACGCTTCAAGGGTCTGGCGCGCCGGGTACTTTTGCGGTGCTGGATAACGATTGTCGAAAGCACTGCGACCGAACACGAAGAACTCGACACCGGCCTCGCCGTACTCACGGCAGAAACGCGTGTGGTTGGCCGCGCCTTCGTCGCCGAACTGCGCCACCGCCGGCAATGCCGCGTGGTGGGCGAAGTGCTGCTGATTGGCGAACATCGCGCCGAGCACGCGGCTGGTGGTCGGGTGCTCGATGCTGCGGTGGTATTTGCAGTTGAGGTTGGCGGCGGTGAAATGCACGCGACCGTCAGCGGTGTCGGCACTCGGGCTGACCGTGGCGGCGTTGGCCACCCACATGCTCGACGCCGAGCAACTGGCGACCAGCAGCGGCATGGCTTCTTTGGCGGCGCGTTCGATCACTTGCGCGTCGGTGCCACTGAAACCCAGACGGCGCAAAGCGGCCACGTCCGGACGTTCCTGCGGCGCCAGCACGCCTTGCTGAAAGCCCATTTCCATCAGCGCTTTCATTTTCGCCAGACCTTGCAGCGCCGCTTCCTTCGGATTCGAAGACTGCTGGCTGTTGCTCTGGGATGCAACGTTGCCGTAGGACAGACCACCGTAGTTATGGGTCGGCCCCACTAGACCGTCAAAATTGACTTCATAGGATTTCATCAGCGAGGCTCCACGAGAATCTGTTGTTATAGGCTTCAGTAACTAACTGTTCAGTGCGACCGCGTTGCGGCCATCGCTGGCAAGCCAGCTCCCACAAGTTCGGTGGTGTTCACAGATTCTGTGTACACCTCAATCCCTGTGGGAGCTGGCTTGCCAGCGATTGGCATCACGCCATTTTCACGCCTGGGGTCAGAGCCGCCGGCAACACCAGGCTCGGCGTTTCCAGCGAGGCCACCGGGTACGCGCAGTAATCCGCTGCGTAGTAGGCGCTGGCGCGATGGTTGCCCGACGCACCGACACCGCCGAACGGCGCGCTGCTCGCAGCACCGGTCAGTTGTTTGTTCCAGTTGACGATACCGGCGCGGCTTTCCAGCCAGAACTGCTGGTAACGCGCTTCGGAATCCGACAACAAACCGGCGGCCAGACCAAAAGCGGTGTTGTTGGCTTCAGCAATCGCCGCTTCAAAATCGGCGTAGCGGATCACTTGCAACAGTGGGCCAAACAGCTCTTCGTCGGAGCGCTCGGCCACCGCCGTCACATCGACAATGCCCGGCGTCAACAGCGCGGCTTGTGCCTGCGGCTGAGTCATCGCCAGCAACGACACGGCGCCGTTGGCCAGCAGATGTGCCTGGGCATCCATCAGCGCTTTCGCCGCGCCGAGGGAAATCACCGAGCCCATGAATGGCGCCGGTTGCTGATCGAACGCACCCACTTCAATAGTCGCGCAGACCTCAACCAGACGCTTGAGCAAGCTGTCACCCCACGCGCCTTGCGGCACCAGCAGACGTCGCGCGCAGGTGCAGCGTTGACCCGCCGAGATGAACGCCGACTGAATAATCGTGTAGACCGCCGCATCCAGATCCGCGACCTGATCGACCACCAGCGGGTTATTGCCGCCCATTTCCAGCGCCAGAATCTTGTCCGGACGCCCGGCGAATTGCTGATGCAGATGATTGCCGGTACGGCTGGAGCCAGTGAAGAACAGACCGTCGATGCCCGGGTTCGCCGCCAGCGCGATGCCGGTTTCGCGCGCGCCTTGCAGCAGATTCAACACGCCTGCCGGCAGACCGGCTTCGATCCAGCACTTGACCGTCAGCTCGGCGACTTTCGGGGTCAGCTCGCTTGGTTTGAACAACACGCTGTTACCGGCCAGCAGCGCCGGCACGATGTGACCGTTCGGCAAGTGGCCAGGGAAGTTATAAGGGCCGAACACCGCCACCACGCCGTGCGGCTTGTGGCGCAACACGGCGGTGGCGTCGCCCAATGGGCCGCTCTTCTCGCCGGTACGCTCGCGGTAGCTCTGCACCGAAATCGCGATTTTGTTGACCATGCTGGTCACTTCGGTCGCGGCTTCCCACAGCGGCTTGCCGGTCTCTTCACCAACGGTGCGGGCCAGTTCGTCGGCGTGGTTTTTCAGGGCGGCAGCGAACGCTTCGAGGACGCTGATGCGCTCTTCCAGGGTACGGCGTGCCCAACCCGGGAATGCCTGACGTGCTGCTTGCACGGCGGATTCGACCTGAGCGGCAGTGGCGCCCTCCCCCGACCACAGCACTTGCTGGGTCACCGGATTCAGCGATTGAAAAGCCTCGCCCTGACCGGCCAGCCACTCACCTGCGATGTATAGCGAATTCATTATTTCGACTCCCGTGCCGCGGACAACGCTACGGCGCGCACTTGATCGCCCGCGCTGAGTTGAAGACGTTTGGCGGTCAGCGGATCAACGACCAAAGTACCGGCGGCCAGACGGGCCGGCGCAGCAGTGATGCGGCAGTCTTCGCGCTTGCGGTTATGGATGATGAACGGTGTGGCGTCGTCGCCCGGCGTCCCCACGGCCAGCACCAGCGCTTCACTGTCACGCACTGCGCGGATCTTGCTGGTTTCGCATTCGATGGCCGGGCCGGCGTCGAAGATGTCGACGTAACCCTGATAGCTGAAACCTTCGCTCTTGAGCATCGCCAGCGCCGGCTCGGTGTCCGGGTGCACCTGGCCGATCACGCCTCGCGCATCCTCGGACAGGAAGCAGGTGTACAGCGGAAACTTCGGCATCAGTTCAGCGATGAAGGCCTTGTTGCCGACACCGGTCAGGTAATCGGCCTGACTGAATTCCATCTTGAAGAAATGCCGGCCCAGACTTTCCCAGAACGGCGAGCGCCCGGCTTCATCGGACACACCGCGCATCTCGGCGATGATCTTGTTGCCGAACAGCTCAGGGAACTCGGCGATGAACAGCATCCGCGCCTTCGACAACATGCGGCCGTTGAGGCCGTTGCGGTAATCGGCGTGGAGGAACAGCGAGCACAGTTCGGAGTTGCCGGTCAGGTCGTTGGCGAGGAACAGCGTCGGAATCTCGCGATAGATGTTCAGCTCCTGCGAGGCGCTGACGGTCAGGCCGACACGGAAGTTGTA of the Pseudomonas sp. Seg1 genome contains:
- the astE gene encoding succinylglutamate desuccinylase, with amino-acid sequence MLALGKLLELTLAGREPAEKTQLTVEGVRMRWLSEGALEVRPPEARDNGLDLLLSAGIHGNETAPIELLDRLLHDIARGDLKPRARILFLFGNPEAIRKGERFIEQDVNRLFNGRHEQTSGSEAIRACELERLAASFFSLPNRQRLHYDLHTAIRGSKIEQFALYPWKEGRQHSRRELARLHAAGMEAVLLQNKPSIVFSSYTYDKLDAESFTLELGKARPFGQNDGVNVSLLETRLKQIIEGNEPEMAEAQLDGLQLFSVAREIIKHSDAFRLNLPQDIENFSELEMGYVLAEDLANTRWVIEEEGARIIFPNPKVKNGLRAGILIVPTSDENLA
- the astD gene encoding succinylglutamate-semialdehyde dehydrogenase is translated as MMNSLYIAGEWLAGQGEAFQSLNPVTQQVLWSGEGATAAQVESAVQAARQAFPGWARRTLEERISVLEAFAAALKNHADELARTVGEETGKPLWEAATEVTSMVNKIAISVQSYRERTGEKSGPLGDATAVLRHKPHGVVAVFGPYNFPGHLPNGHIVPALLAGNSVLFKPSELTPKVAELTVKCWIEAGLPAGVLNLLQGARETGIALAANPGIDGLFFTGSSRTGNHLHQQFAGRPDKILALEMGGNNPLVVDQVADLDAAVYTIIQSAFISAGQRCTCARRLLVPQGAWGDSLLKRLVEVCATIEVGAFDQQPAPFMGSVISLGAAKALMDAQAHLLANGAVSLLAMTQPQAQAALLTPGIVDVTAVAERSDEELFGPLLQVIRYADFEAAIAEANNTAFGLAAGLLSDSEARYQQFWLESRAGIVNWNKQLTGAASSAPFGGVGASGNHRASAYYAADYCAYPVASLETPSLVLPAALTPGVKMA
- the astA gene encoding arginine N-succinyltransferase, coding for MIVRPVRSSDLSALIELARSTGTGLTTLPANEERLAHRVGWAEKTFRGEAGRGDTDYLFVLEDDDGRVVGISAIAGAVGLREPWYNFRVGLTVSASQELNIYREIPTLFLANDLTGNSELCSLFLHADYRNGLNGRMLSKARMLFIAEFPELFGNKIIAEMRGVSDEAGRSPFWESLGRHFFKMEFSQADYLTGVGNKAFIAELMPKFPLYTCFLSEDARGVIGQVHPDTEPALAMLKSEGFSYQGYVDIFDAGPAIECETSKIRAVRDSEALVLAVGTPGDDATPFIIHNRKREDCRITAAPARLAAGTLVVDPLTAKRLQLSAGDQVRAVALSAARESK
- the astB gene encoding N-succinylarginine dihydrolase: MKSYEVNFDGLVGPTHNYGGLSYGNVASQSNSQQSSNPKEAALQGLAKMKALMEMGFQQGVLAPQERPDVAALRRLGFSGTDAQVIERAAKEAMPLLVASCSASSMWVANAATVSPSADTADGRVHFTAANLNCKYHRSIEHPTTSRVLGAMFANQQHFAHHAALPAVAQFGDEGAANHTRFCREYGEAGVEFFVFGRSAFDNRYPAPQKYPARQTLEASQAVARLHGLREDGVVYAQQNPAVIDQGVFHNDVIAVGNGEALFYHEDAFLDIEQMLAELQGKLAKVGGNFQSICVPRSAVTVDDAVRSYLFNSQLLSRPDGSMLLIVPQECQANERVWAYLQSLTSSGGLIREVKVFDLKQSMQNGGGPACLRLRVALNETELAAVNPGVIMTAPLYGSLTAWVEKHYRDRLSETDLADPQLLLECRTALDELTQILKLGAVYPFQIN